The following are from one region of the Coffea eugenioides isolate CCC68of chromosome 2, Ceug_1.0, whole genome shotgun sequence genome:
- the LOC113759490 gene encoding putative late blight resistance protein homolog R1A-3: MDISSSSSTSCFKFALEYIGRLHHTALAFHYGISNLKMEVRLLQSFELYLTKCRRRRNHETWLEQDEEEKDVTSSRIQGLIIRRMQDLEFVCSEYLTHSRSSDWTHIQREVTRFREAIKLFFETDIYEPCINFLLDCYWLRDPELVIDFIDSVSENLAEIDESHFKRLDEKLIFLKSFIRFAMLRGVEGQQLIDLLIHTEVVAIKALRLASKWWSDSSGYNHETKLQISRLISEKINPGDPKVQETYIHVLTASKLSISSDTSALEKSKQPVADFMDFLVQNTAELLQPCTSTPVPIMNQMLKIVEGLRFLTILLRHQEKFKELCHEMKNLIGIVACDAAIVIFSLSVNQIEEGLAKETDLDLFHLLKVIKLMRAEFTQVYPLTSVSGFGFPRICELGSMDFLLRNLKELARTDEINGSNAFPVDKIQTIQEDFEFLRSFLVKIKEQRNQNEKLQAFWSRVMEVAYKAELVIDWTLVGDGYEYFLDDVARDINVIKIEAQEIYDSIRYVGETTKGVTKTFTRMPSQVTIATYNEDLVPLDDEVKTITDSLTRGGSRQLDVVSIVGMPGLGKTTLANIVYNSPSVILHFNILAWCTVSQAYSMHNMLVQILGSIESEKLEQYRKVDEHDLAVKLKQVLLRNKYLLVLDDLWDAKAWNLLARSLPDDANGSRILITSRLQNLSLQFKPDSKVHPLRRLTDEESWKLLQKKLFGKEDCPPRLSQVASQIAKSCRGLPLTVVLVAGILANTAEDCWEEVTKSLTSSIVLDDEYCMKTLELSYSHLPDDLKPCILCFRAFQEDKNVPVRRLFWLWISEGFVRKTEGMRLEDVADDYLKDLVDRSLVMVSEQRTMGSVKACRVHDLVHEFCVKKAKEENFLHVLHSWNDHTGPNNLLRVCNRSVRNLRIWELVLEFPNVRSLLLFKEDDLGFWLPKLLRVLDLGELDFGAYFPMEVFLLAHLRYLALRTTKVNFIPAAIGNLSRLQTFLLRRNDIDCLLPKTICNIKTLRHLWTTNPYIGFIFPVENLEVSPVLDHLDTLSLTIDPSSQSLQKILTKLPNIRRLRCKMRKSREEPTRICDRILVFDCLNKLESLTLPFFDEYGFKFPLNLKKLTLIHNEQPWSEISKIGKLPNLEVLKLLEHSSGEEWEMQEGEFPNLRVLKLRALWEFRSWIASSDNFPRLEKLIVHDCHQLEAVPSCLGESPTLEMIEVKLCRESVSSSVKQIQQEQIDMGNEVLKISIEHCVDARSSSEEEEVSNPSETESIPSQESN, encoded by the coding sequence ATGGACATATCCTCCAGTAGTAGCACTAGTTGCTTTAAGTTTGCTCTAGAATATATTGGCCGGTTGCATCATACGGCCTTAGCGTTCCATTATGGTATCTCGAATCTGAAGATGGAGGTGAGACTATTACAAAGCTTTGAACTGTATCTGACAAAGTGTAGGAGGAGGAGGAACCATGAAACTTGGTTGGAACAAGATGAGGAGGAGAAGGATGTTACGTCTTCCAGAATTCAAGGTCTGATTATAAGGAGAATGCAAGATCTTGAATTTGTTTGCAGCGAATACTTGACTCATTCTCGTTCGTCTGATTGGACTCATATTCAAAGGGAGGTCACCAGATTCCGGGAAGCAATCAAGCTGTTTTTTGAAACAGATATCTACGAACCGTGCATCAACTTTCTGCTGGACTGTTACTGGCTGAGAGATCCGGAGCTAGTTATTGATTTCATTGATTCGGTTTCCGAGAATCTGGCAGAAATTGACGAATCCCATTTCAAACGTCTTGACGAGAAGCTAATATTCTTGAAGAGTTTCATTCGCTTTGCCATGCTTCGCGGGGTCGAGGGTCAACAATTGATAGATCTCTTGATTCACACAGAAGTGGTGGCTATCAAGGCATTACGCCTGGCTTCTAAATGGTGGTCTGACAGTAGCGGATATAATCATGAAacaaaacttcaaatttcacgGCTAATAAGTGAGAAGATTAATCCTGGTGATCCCAAGGTCCAAGAAACTTACATCCATGTCTTGACTGCTTCAAAGTTATCAATATCATCAGACACTTCAGCTCTGGAGAAGAGTAAGCAACCAGTAGCTGACTTTATGGATTTTCTCGTTCAGAATACTGCGGAGCTACTACAACCTTGTACCAGTACTCCAGTCCCGATTATGAATCAAATGCTCAAAATTGTTGAGGGGCTAAGATTCCTGACAATCCTTCTTAGGCATCAGGAGAAGTTCAAAGAGCTATGCCATGAAATGAAGAATCTTATTGGAATTGTGGCCTGTGATGCTGCGATTgtaattttctctctttctgtGAATCAAATCGAAGAAGGCTTGGCCAAGGAAACCGATCTTGATCTTTTTCATTTGCTCAAAGTGATCAAGCTTATGAGGGCAGAATTTACACAGGTCTATCCACTAACATCAGTATCGGGATTTGGTTTTCCTAGGATCTGTGAGTTGGGATCTATGGATTTTCTCCTAAGAAATCTGAAGGAACTAGCAAGGACTGATGAAATTAATGGTTCAAATGCTTTTCCAGTGGATAAAATCCAGACGATCcaagaagattttgaatttttaagaTCTTTCCTAGTGAAAATCAAGGAGCAACGCAATCAGAACGAAAAACTCCAAGCTTTCTGGAGTCGTGTTATGGAGGTTGCATATAAAGCAGAGTTAGTGATCGACTGGACACTTGTTGGTGATGGATATGAATATTTTTTGGATGATGTTGCTAGAGATATCAATGTTATAAAGATTGAGGCTCAAGAGATCTATGATAGCATAAGATATGTTGGAGAAACCACCAAGGGAGTTACCAAGACTTTCACTCGCATGCCATCACAAGTTACTATCGCCACCTACAATGAAGATCTAGTGCCTCTCGACGACGAGGTGAAAACTATCACTGATAGTCTTACAAGAGGAGGATCAAGGCAGTTGGATGTTGTTTCCATCGTGGGTATGCCTGGGCTTGGTAAGACCACATTAGCCAATATAGTTTACAATTCTCCATCAGTAATATTGCATTTCAATATTCTTGCTTGGTGCACTGTTTCTCAAGCATATAGTATGCACAACATGTTAGTTCAGATATTGGGTAGTATTGAATCTGAGAAACTTGAACAATATCGAAAGGTGGATGAACATGATTTGGCTGTAAAGCTAAAACAAGTTTTGTTGAGAAATAAGTATCTCTTGGTTTTGGATGATTTGTGGGACGCTAAGGCTTGGAATTTGTTGGCGAGATCATTGCCCGATGATGCCAATGGAAGCAGGATTCTCATCACGAGCAGATTGCAGAATTTGTCTCTGCAATTCAAACCTGATAGCAAGGTTCACCCTCTTCGCCGCCTTACCGACGAAGAGAGTTGGAAATTGCTGCAGAAAAAGCTATTTGGCAAAGAAGATTGTCCTCCAAGACTAAGTCAAGTTGCATCTCAAATAGCAAAATCTTGTAGAGGCTTACCTCTCACGGTTGTCCTCGTTGCTGGAATTCTTGCTAATACTGCAGAAGACTGCTGGGAAGAAGTTACAAAGAGTCTAACTTCCAGTATTGTCCTTGATGATGAATACTGTATGAAGACACTTGAGCTGAGTTACAGTCATTTACCAGATGATTTGAAGCCGTGCATTCTTTGCTTTCGTGCATTTCAAGAAGACAAAAATGTTCCTGTCCGAAGGTTGTTTTGGCTCTGGATCTCTGAAGGATTTGTGCGAAAGACTGAAGGAATGAGATTAGAGGATGTGGCAGATGACTACTTGAAGGATCTGGTTGATAGAAGTTTAGTTATGGTTTCCGAACAAAGAACTATGGGTAGTGTCAAAGCCTGCCGAGTTCATGATTTGGTACATGAGTTTTGTGTGAAAAAAGCCAAAGAAGAAAACTTTCTACATGTTTTGCATAGTTGGAATGATCATACTGGCCCAAACAACCTCTTGAGAGTTTGTAATCGAAGTGTCAGGAATTTGAGGATTTGGGAGTTAGTGCTAGAATTTCCCAATGTACGCAGTTTGTTATTGTTTAAGGAGGATGATTTGGGATTTTGGTTACCTAAACTTCTTAGAGTGTTGGATTTGGGGGAATTGGATTTTGGTGCATATTTTCCTATGGAAGTATTTTTGCTTGCTCACTTGAGATACTTGGCTCTTCGTACTACAAAAGTAAATTTCATCCCAGCTGCAATAGGTAACCTCTCAAGGTTACAAACTTTTCTGCTACGAAGAAACGACATTGATTGTTTGTTACCCAAGACTATCTGCAACATTAAGACGTTGAGGCATCTATGGACTACAAATCCCTATATTGGCTTTATTTTTCCTGTTGAAAATCTTGAAGTATCCCCAGTTTTAGATCATTTAGACACTTTAAGCCTTACCATTGATCCCTCCTCTCAAAGCTTGCAAAAGATACTGACAAAGTTACCAAACATCCGCAGGCTAAGATGTAAGATGAGGAAATCAAGAGAGGAACCTACTAGAATTTGCGACAGGATTCTGGTGTTTGACTGTTTGAATAAACTAGAATCACTTACTCTGCCTTTCTTTGATGAATATGGATTTAAATTCCCtttgaatttgaagaagttgaCTCTAATACATAATGAGCAGCCATGGAGTGAAATctcaaaaattggaaagttacCCAATCTTGAAGTGCTTAAATTACTTGAGCACTCCTCTGGGGAAGAATGGGAAATGCAAGAAGGGGAGTTCCCTAACCTTCGAGTCTTGAAATTGAGAGCCTTGTGG